The Rhizobium leguminosarum DNA segment CAGCCATGACCGCCAAAGAAGCCGTAGATGTTGCCATGGGGATCAGGCGGCAAGGTTTCGAAATCGGATATAATAGCCTGCGCAAAGCTCCTGATGTCGGGCGGCAGCAGCGGCAAGGCCTTGGTTCGCACCGCGTCCGGCGATTGCCAGGGCTGGATCGGCCCGGCGCCAGCCGACCGCATGCGATCGGCATCGAGCACGTGCAGCTCGGCGTAAAAACGCGCAAGATCATCCGCGAGGCGCCGACGATAACTCTCGCCAAGCGCATCGTAATCCTCGGCAATGAGATGTTCGCCCTCGAGCTTGGCATGGCTGGAGAAGATCGGCGGCCCGTCGTGAATGCGCATGTCTGGAACCGCCATCGACAGCGACGGCCTGATGATGTCGAGCAAAGCGGCTTCCTTGACAAGCGCTCTTTCCGCGCCTGAATGGCGGGGAAATTTGAAGATCAGCGTGTCGTCAACGTCGACGGCAAGCGAGTCCCAACTCTTCGCCGCCAGCTTGAAGACGGAGGCCGTGAGTTTGGGAAACACGCTTATGATGAGAGAGCGAAATTCGCTGGCGTTCAACTCGGTCATGACGACCTGCCTTCCCTGGTTTTCCGCATTCCTCCCGCGCCATCGACGGATTGCGGGCTGATATCGTCTTCTCGCGAAGGGCCTCCCGCCGCAGCCGTCAAACGGCAATCGGGTACATTCCGCCTATATTAGTATAGTTTGAATATTACGGAATATTCATTACAAAAATTTAAGCCGTTATAACCACTTAGTGATTGCGACCCGGCAATTATGTCTTTTTTGCGCCGCAATATAAGCGGCTCAATCGGAGCATAAAATTCGCAAACCCGTTCAACACCCGGTCTGTCGCCCATGAAGAAATTTTGGATCACCGTCAGCGTTATCGCAGTTGCCGCCGTCGGCGTCTGGCAATTCGGGAATCTGATCCCCTATGCCGCTCGCATTCCCACCCTCTCGCAGTTCATAAAGCAGCCGGCCGGCAGCAATGGCGGCGGGCAGCAAGCACAGGGCGACCAGGCGCAGGCCGACCAAGGGCAGGCCGATCAAGCGCCGAACGGTGGGCAACATCAGGGCGGCGGGCGCAGACGCGGCGGCGGTGGCCCGACTGTCGTCAAAACAGTCGCAGCGGTGAAAACCACGTTGCCGACGGATGTGACGGCGACCGGCTGGGCCGATGCCGATGACAACACGACCATTGCCGCACAGGAACAGGGCCTGATCGTCAGCATCGATGCGCAGGATGGGGCGACCGTCAAAACCGGCGACCTGATCGCCAAGCTGGACGGGCGGACGGCCAAGGCAGCGGTCGACAAGGACAATGCGATGATCGTGCGCGACACCGCCACCCTTTCGGAGGCCGAGACCGCATTGACGCGCGCGCGCGATCTCTTCGACCAGAAGGCGGGCACCCAGCAGAGCCTCGACCAGGCGGTCGCCGCCCGTGATACCGCCGCAGCCACTGTTGACGCCGACAAAGCATCGCTTGTCTCCGATCAGGTCATTCTCGAGCACACCGACATTCGCGCGCCCTTCGATGGCCGGCTCGGCGATATCGCCGTCAGCAAAGGCGCTTTCCTCAGTGCCGGCGCGGCAATCGTCACCATCGCCAAATACGACCCGATCTATATAAAATTCCACCTGCAGGAGCGCTACCTGCGCACGTTGAAAAGTGCTCTGGCAGCCGGTCCGGTCGCGGTCAGCACGGTTCCCAAATCCACCAAGGGACAGGTCCGAAAGGGCGAGATCAGCTTCTACGACAACACGGTCGATACCGCCTCGGGCACGATCCTCGCCAAGGCGAAATTCGAGAATGCCTCCGGCGCGCTCTGGCCCGGCCAGTCGGTCAATATCGTGGTGCATTTCAACAATGACGAACAGCAGGTGGTGGTGCCGACGGTTGCCGTCAGTCCCGGCCCGGAGGGGTTCTTCGCCTTCGTCGCCAAGGACGGCAAATCGCATCTGACGCCGGTCACCGTCGCCCGCGCAAATGGCGGCTTCACCGCTATCGAATCGGGCCTTTCGGCAGGCGACCACGTCGTCGTCGAGGGCCAGGGCCAGCTCAGCGATCAGCAGGCGATCAACGA contains these protein-coding regions:
- a CDS encoding phosphotransferase family protein, giving the protein MTELNASEFRSLIISVFPKLTASVFKLAAKSWDSLAVDVDDTLIFKFPRHSGAERALVKEAALLDIIRPSLSMAVPDMRIHDGPPIFSSHAKLEGEHLIAEDYDALGESYRRRLADDLARFYAELHVLDADRMRSAGAGPIQPWQSPDAVRTKALPLLPPDIRSFAQAIISDFETLPPDPHGNIYGFFGGHGWNMAFDHRQGRLNGIYDFAESGFGPLHQEFIYSNFISPDLTARIVSAYEMLTGRPLDRPRIAILTGFHRLSELAEFADDPAYLEQMIRSAATWAGAVHVG
- a CDS encoding efflux RND transporter periplasmic adaptor subunit, with protein sequence MKKFWITVSVIAVAAVGVWQFGNLIPYAARIPTLSQFIKQPAGSNGGGQQAQGDQAQADQGQADQAPNGGQHQGGGRRRGGGGPTVVKTVAAVKTTLPTDVTATGWADADDNTTIAAQEQGLIVSIDAQDGATVKTGDLIAKLDGRTAKAAVDKDNAMIVRDTATLSEAETALTRARDLFDQKAGTQQSLDQAVAARDTAAATVDADKASLVSDQVILEHTDIRAPFDGRLGDIAVSKGAFLSAGAAIVTIAKYDPIYIKFHLQERYLRTLKSALAAGPVAVSTVPKSTKGQVRKGEISFYDNTVDTASGTILAKAKFENASGALWPGQSVNIVVHFNNDEQQVVVPTVAVSPGPEGFFAFVAKDGKSHLTPVTVARANGGFTAIESGLSAGDHVVVEGQGQLSDQQAINEQFDEKALDVASAEEPRQQQSETIAAGAQQ